Sequence from the Sulfuracidifex tepidarius genome:
TTTCTATTACAGTCAGAGAGTGATGGGCTATTTCAAACTAACTCCAATGGAGTGGAGTTAGTTCTGGGCAGCGTTTTCATTCTGATCACCCTGATATTAGGGAGGTCTTTCTCTCCAATAAATAAGATATTGGCCTATTCTTTCATGCTAGTGGGCGTTATCCTTGCATATGCGGGTGTAGGAGGATTAACTAACTCCTATGTCTCCAGCACGAGCTCTGTGTACGTCATACAGCCCTCAGCTATTTTCTTCATCTCCAGCTTAGCTATAGTGTCTGGAATAATTCTACCTATTGCTTTGATGATAGATGTATTCATGAGCAAGTTCCCCATGGGGAAGACGATATTTTCTATAATGCTAGATGTAATATTATTAATTTTTAGTATAGGTCAGATAATATTGGGTTCTACTATAATATCTGCAGGGATTCCCTCTACAACTGGTTTGCCCGGAATCATTTCCGCTTCACTATATATGTCATATACTGCAGGAGTTTTAGACCTAATTGCAGGTATATTCGTGCTATTATCGTCAGTACTGTTGATGGTTAATAACATCGTAACCATTTCAAAACAAGCTGGAAGACCTTCTGGATACTATTCCCCTCCACCACCACCAAGATATTAGTTTTTTCCTTCCTCTTTTCCCGGCTAACTTTTCGAATCTAATAGAACCTGAAAGTTTCAAAACTTTTTTCACACTTCAAGAGCTCAGTTCTACAGCCAGTTACTTTTCATACTTTACAATACAAGGCTAAAGATTGAACGTTATGTAACCCACATTAGAAAAATGCTAAATTTGAAATCAAATAGTTAGTCTGGTTCAGACTAATCCAAGATGCTTTTCTAGGAAATACTAAAATTGCAAGAAAAATATTTATAAATCTAGAGATTCCTTTTTTATCAAATAGTAAAGATTTGTCCTAGATGCGACCAGAACTCTGATGATACGTCTTTCTGCGTGAGGAGCGGAAACTACTTATGGTCATTTCAACCCGTGAACAACCAGACCCCTCCACCTCCATCACAACCTCAACCTCCTCAAGGATATCCCTATCAAAGACCATCCTCTTAAGAAACCCTTCAAGCTACATATGAAGGTGATAATAGGGTCTGTTGTAGCTGGATCGCAATAATTGTGGTGTTAGTCGTTGTGGTTCCTATTTTCACTGCCCCTCCTACCACATTACGGCATCTAGCCTGTCATCAGTTTACGGTGGTTCATGGACTGTGAACCCTCATAGTTTTACATCAGTGTCTTCTAATTCTATTACGTTCTCCTATTTCAACGGCGCCTCGAATGTCATTCCTCTAACACCCTTCAATGATAGCTTAAGTTTTAATGGAAATTCTTATATTTATGAAAGTAATAGAATACGGATTTATCTTATTGTCTTTAATAATATTGCTGGAGCAACTATAACTGAGGAAGTGACCAATGTTGTCGTAAACTCGACATCTTTCACGGTGCATAACTCCTCCATTTAGAGGATGTACGCGACTCTTCTTCCGTGATCACGGTACCGGTCGAGGTTTACACAAACTCCAGCGGAGGCCTTGTGACTGACGTCGCAGTGCCAAGGGACGGAATAGTGAGTTTTAACGTTTCCTCTCTGGTAGGCGAAAAATTCACCATCGTCTTCAAGTATCCTTCTGGTGATGTAAACAAGACTTTCGTAGTAACGGTTCTCCAGTGAGTTTATTCCTGAGCCCCTCATAAAGAGGCTATGCCTCCTAGTTTACCTAACAATGTGACTTCAAGTGCCACGTCTTCCACTGGACAAACTGTGACGAGTTCAACGCCCACTAACCCTACAGCTAAAAGCTACAATACCGCGACGACCGCGGGGGTAACATCACGTTATCTCTGACTTTGCTGGTCATCCCCGTGGTAATCGTCGTCCAGGTTCTCCTGTACCGCTTCCCTAAGGACCTTGTGTCGAAGACGATGCCTTGACTTTCCTTTACGCCATAACAAGAAAAACGCGATGACCTCTTCCACGGCTTAGAGGTTATAAAGATAAAGTCAAGAGTTGCTCTCCTCGTCTATCTCACGCAGTCTCTCCTTTATTACAAGTTTGTTGAAACTCCTTGCGGACTTCCACAACAGTGCCCATAGTATCGCGTAGATTAAAAGGAGGGGTATCTCTAATTCGTAATGGGAACTAAAGGAATAGAGCCACGTAATCATGGGAGTTACAAGCGGAAAGAATATTAATAGAAAGACCACTAGAAATAAAAAGAACGTGATCAATACCCTCTCATTCCTCTCAAACCTCCTCGCCGACTTTTCCTTCATCATGAGGAGCCTCAAACGGCTTTGAAAGTTGAGGTCTCTCGGGTTCAAGTTTATCATGACCTTGTACTCCTCTATCGCCCTGTCTATGAGTCCTTGTTTTTCAAGGTACTCAGCTCTCTTGAGGTGGTAATGAAGGTTCCCCGGGTCTAGGTTCGTGGCATTCACGTACTCCGTTAAGGCGTTTAAGATTTCGCGCTTTGATGAACCGTGAGAGTACATTTCAGCTAGAGTGAAGTGGAACAACGCGTTCTCGCGTTCAAGGTTCACGGCCGTCCTACACTCCGAAATAGCTTCTTTCTTGAATTTTTTAAAATCCATGAGGTAAAAGATCACCGCCTTCACATAGTGAGGGTAGGCGTTCTGCGGATCCAAGTTGATGGCCTCGTCGCATTCCCTCAATGCATCAGTGTACGCTTCCTCCATAGCCAACGCGAAGGCTTTCACGTAATGAGGATATGCCTTCTCTGTTTCGAACGTCATGACTTCGTCACATTCCTGAATCAGTAAGTTCAGGTTTACACTAACTTTCTCACCGTAAGCTAGACCCGTGTGGAACTCTTGTAGGATCTCGTTTATCCTACGTGCTATCTCGTTATCCTCTTCAACGAGAGGTGGTGGTTCTAATTTAATGAAAGGCGACACAATAAAATGATAAAACAATCTAATATTTAGCTCTTCAGGGTCAGAAGAGTCAAGGGACTCGAGAGTTTTGTATCATAATAGCTCACGGAGTCGACCTTGTCCTCTATCCGACCCTCTTGTCTGGCTCACGGAGTCGACCGATGTGTTCCTGATAGACCCCGTGGAAAACCCGCGGAGAACAAGGGAGTAGAAGTAGGACTGAACGCGTTCACACTCGCAGTTTTTATCTTCATAGGGGGTTCAAAGGGGGGCGGAAGTCCCCTTCCGTCAGGGAGGGGATGGATGGCCCCCTCATATTTAAATATCGGCCCTTCAAAAATCTCCTAATGCCTGACGTAGGATTCAGGTTTCGAGCTTACACAAATTCTCAAACGTTGAGGGCGTTAAAGGCCCAGTTGAGGGTGGCGTGTGAGGTGTAAAACACCCTGCGTTGGGCAGACTCCTATTTCTATCAAAGAGATGGGAAAGGTCTGAACCAAACCCAGTTGAGGCAACTCGCCTTAGACCTGAGGAAGCAGGACGGGGAGTATCAACAAATGCACTCTCATGCTCAGAACGTTGCGGATCGCTTCTACGAGGCTAGGGAGAGGTTCTTCAATGGATTAGCGCGTTTCCCCAAGGAGAAGCCCCACAAGTACTCTTCCCTGGTCTATCAGAGCGGATGGAAGGTGCTGAGCGTGAAGATAATCAGGAAGAATAGTAAAGAAGCGAGGGCCACCCCAAGGAGTTGGTGAAGTTGAGCCTCTCCCACGTGGGAGTCTTCAAGGTCCTCGTGCACAGGGACTCCCCCTCGATAAGGTAAAGAGGGTAATCGTGAAGTTGACCCCTCCGAGAGGGTCTACATCTCCTTCGCGGTAGATTACGAGTTCCCCAAGCTGCCTAAAGTCAACAAGATCACGGCACTGGACGTGGGCATCGAGACCCTCATCATGACGTCCCATGGGGAGTACTTCCCCAACGTGAAGCCTTACGAGAATGCCTTGTGGAAGGTGAGACACCTACACCGAATCCTGTCCGGGAAGCAGTTCCTCTCCAAGAACTGGTTCAAGGCGAAGGTCAAGTTAGCCGAGGCATACGAACACCTCAGGAACCTGAGGAAAGACACATCTACATGAGGTTAGGTAAACACTTCGCAAGGAACTACGCCCTCGTGATGGAGGACATACAAGTCAAGGAGCTCGTGGACAAGTCCCTACGAAGGATGAGGCTCCACGACGTCGCCTTCCACGAGCTTAAGAACACCTTGAAGTACCAGATGGAGAAGCACGGTAAGGCACTCCTCCTTGTGGACCCACCCTACACGTCCAAAACCTGCGCCAAATGCGGTTACGTGAGGGAAGACCTAACCTTGACAGAGTGTTCTCCTGTCCACGATGCGGTTGGGTGACTGACCGTGATTACAACGCCTCCCTGAACATCTTACGTAGATCGGGGTCGGTGCGACCCTTAGATGTGGAGTTCCACCCTCTACCGGTATCGGTACTGGCAAGGTGGAGCCGTGAATCAGGAAGCCCCGTCCGTAAGGGCGGGGTGAGTTCACATAAAAACTGTTTATATAAAACATGAAGGACTCAGCTCATTATTTTTTAAAATGTTTCTGTGCAGGAGTGAGTAATTGTATTCTAATTGACATCAAGTGATCCCCTCAACATTATAGGTATTTCCTATCATCATGAAATATGTCCAAATATATCCTGACCTATCGATAATCTTATCTCGTGAAAGAATTGAAAGGTATGAGAAGAGAGCGTGTTTCCCTTAAGGGGTGAGGGATTGGAAAACTGAACCTTGGATATTTCTTTTTATTTCACTCATGAAATGAAACTTTTTGAATGTACAGTTGCTGTATCTGGATCTTTTTAAATAAAATGAAGTCTTGTAGAGAGGTTTATATAATATAAGTGACGTATTTTTTCCCATGAGTGAAGAAGAACTTCTAAAGAAAATGGATTCGAACGTTGCGAACCGTGTTTACTGGTCTTTAACGCTCCTGGCTACCATTGGTGGTTTCCTTTTCGGTTATGATACTGCAGACATAGGTACTGCACTCGACCTAATCCCGTACCACTTGTCTGCCTTCGCCTTAGGCTACTTAGTGGCGGGAGCCTCACTGGGAGCTGCAATAGGTGCCATCCTGGCCGGTCCCCTCACCGATAGGTACGGCAGGAAATCAATACTGATAGTCGACGCGTTAATTTACGCTATAGGTGCCGTAGTGTCAGCGTTGACTGTGAACGCCGATGTCCTCCTAGTTGCCAGGACTTTCATCGGGTTAGCAGTAGGAGCAGACTCAGCCATAGCTACAGCTTACATAGCTGAGTACGCCCCTAAGGGAAAGAGGGGATCTCTCGAGATGTTGCAGGAATGGATGATAACCTTCGCTCAGACCGTCTCCTACATCATAGGCTTCGCCATCCTCTTCATGGCACCGTCCCTGGCATTCAACTACGACTGGAGGATCATCTTGGGATTAGCTGCGATCCCCGCAGTGGTGGGACTGGTCTTCAGGACTAGGATGCCTGAGTCCCCAAGATGGCTCATGGTGAAGGGCAAGACTGAGAGGTTAAGACAAACTCTGTCTTACCTTAGGATAAACGTTAGTGAAGACGAAGTAGAGAGGATATCCCGTGAGGTGAGGAATGAGGAGAACAGGCCCAAGTTCTCCCCCGGTGTGAAGAGGGCTTTCGTGGTCGCAGGGCTCTGGATGATGTTCCAGCAGATAACCGGGATTAACATCCCGTTCTATTACGGTCCTAAGATATTCGCGCCTATGTTCGGTAGCGGCAGCGGGTTGAGCTCCGTAACAGACGGTATACTCGCTACCCTCATCATCTCAGCCACACAGACTTTGATAGTTCTAGCAGCGATCAAGTACGTGGACAGCATAGGTAGAAGGGGGTTAGGAAAAGTGGGTTACTTAGGCATGGCATTGTTCATGGCGATCGGAGGAGTATCGGCTTTGCTCCTCAAAGGGACTGCGGAAGTC
This genomic interval carries:
- a CDS encoding sugar porter family MFS transporter, which gives rise to MSEEELLKKMDSNVANRVYWSLTLLATIGGFLFGYDTADIGTALDLIPYHLSAFALGYLVAGASLGAAIGAILAGPLTDRYGRKSILIVDALIYAIGAVVSALTVNADVLLVARTFIGLAVGADSAIATAYIAEYAPKGKRGSLEMLQEWMITFAQTVSYIIGFAILFMAPSLAFNYDWRIILGLAAIPAVVGLVFRTRMPESPRWLMVKGKTERLRQTLSYLRINVSEDEVERISREVRNEENRPKFSPGVKRAFVVAGLWMMFQQITGINIPFYYGPKIFAPMFGSGSGLSSVTDGILATLIISATQTLIVLAAIKYVDSIGRRGLGKVGYLGMALFMAIGGVSALLLKGTAEVAGLIVSFIGFMIFFGLGVGGIGWTIQGEYFPTHVRGTMASLLAFINWMSNFALIEVFPAWYHTVGLGEVMFTFAGLSFLAWVIFLFLLPETKGMSVEEINSMFESMSRKEEKENYATSDLNKGEGKGERNQ
- a CDS encoding zinc ribbon domain-containing protein, which encodes MTKFCPKCGTPNPDEAQFCSKCGAPLPNLTLPASPPAPMGGMPPSYPPQYPATSFNMTKLNDYNKRYFSLVGGILTGLAFIIFAITFVLLLAYPFTISGGTGNLAGFYGVMIGTFAMYLVLGIFVFLIGIKRSITPSLTFITGLLVFLYFILFGVGMFLLQSESDGLFQTNSNGVELVLGSVFILITLILGRSFSPINKILAYSFMLVGVILAYAGVGGLTNSYVSSTSSVYVIQPSAIFFISSLAIVSGIILPIALMIDVFMSKFPMGKTIFSIMLDVILLIFSIGQIILGSTIISAGIPSTTGLPGIISASLYMSYTAGVLDLIAGIFVLLSSVLLMVNNIVTISKQAGRPSGYYSPPPPPRY